The following coding sequences lie in one Thalassoglobus polymorphus genomic window:
- the metG gene encoding methionine--tRNA ligase, producing the protein MSNRRILVTAALPYANGNIHIGHLVEYVQTDIWVRFQKLRGHNCRYFCADDTHGTAIMIRARKEGRSEEELIADVREAHISDFSKFDIEFDNFGSTHSEENRELCHQIWKSIRDAGLVKQKEIEQLFDPEAQTFLADRFVKGTCPKCGATNQYGDNCDKCGSTYTPAELIDPKSTLSGATPELRTATHLFIELEKCHEFLNEWTQSGKHLQPEVANYLKGHFLSDELRDWDISRPAPYFGFEIPDFPGNYWYVWFDAPIGYIASTYEWCKRNGENLDDWWKSDQTEIHHFIGKDITYFHTLFWPAMLKTAGLTLPEKVHIHGFLTVDGEKMSKSKGTFIEAAKYAEHLDPSHLRYFIASKLSSKVDDIDLNFDEFKLKVDSDLVGKVVNIASRCAKFVAGKELSEEYPDDGGLFEQAAAVGEKIAELYENCEYSSAVREIMVLADRANQYIEGKEPWVVRKDEARADELRDICTVGLNLFRQVIIYLAPVLPSIQKQTEELLNNKIEHWNDAQTPLLGATVGKFQHMMKRVDEKKVKQMVEESKETQAADAIAAPQFNDGPEALEKEPMTEEHCTIEDFMKVDMRVARIVEAGHVEGADKLLQLKLSLGGDETRNVFAGIKSVYTPEELVGRLVVCCANLKPRKMRFGLSEGMVLACGPGGKEIFLLNPDDGAQPGMRVH; encoded by the coding sequence ATGTCAAACCGCCGTATTCTTGTCACCGCCGCTCTGCCATACGCCAATGGAAACATCCATATTGGCCACTTGGTCGAATACGTCCAGACCGATATTTGGGTTCGCTTCCAGAAATTACGGGGCCATAACTGTCGTTATTTCTGTGCGGACGACACCCACGGCACCGCAATCATGATTCGCGCTCGCAAAGAAGGACGCAGCGAAGAAGAATTAATTGCTGACGTCCGTGAAGCTCATATCAGCGATTTTTCCAAATTCGATATTGAATTCGACAACTTCGGATCGACACACAGCGAAGAGAACCGGGAACTGTGTCATCAGATTTGGAAATCGATCCGCGATGCCGGACTCGTTAAGCAAAAAGAGATCGAGCAACTTTTTGATCCGGAAGCACAAACCTTCCTCGCTGACCGTTTCGTCAAAGGGACTTGCCCGAAGTGTGGAGCGACAAATCAATACGGCGACAACTGTGATAAGTGCGGTTCCACTTATACACCCGCCGAACTGATTGACCCGAAAAGTACATTGAGTGGGGCAACTCCCGAGTTACGAACCGCGACGCACCTGTTTATCGAACTTGAAAAATGTCATGAGTTCCTGAACGAATGGACTCAGTCAGGTAAGCACCTGCAGCCAGAAGTCGCCAACTACCTGAAAGGGCACTTCCTGAGCGATGAACTTCGCGACTGGGACATTTCGCGACCTGCTCCCTATTTCGGTTTTGAGATCCCCGACTTCCCCGGAAATTACTGGTACGTTTGGTTCGACGCACCAATCGGATACATCGCCAGCACTTACGAGTGGTGTAAAAGAAACGGCGAAAACCTCGACGACTGGTGGAAAAGCGACCAAACCGAAATCCATCACTTTATCGGAAAAGACATCACCTATTTCCACACTCTCTTCTGGCCTGCGATGCTGAAGACAGCTGGACTCACACTTCCAGAGAAAGTGCACATCCACGGTTTCTTGACCGTTGACGGCGAGAAAATGTCCAAATCAAAGGGGACATTCATTGAAGCTGCCAAGTACGCTGAGCATCTTGATCCGTCGCACCTGCGGTACTTCATCGCTTCGAAACTGAGCTCCAAAGTTGACGACATCGATTTGAACTTCGATGAGTTCAAACTGAAAGTTGATAGTGATCTCGTCGGCAAGGTCGTCAACATCGCCAGTCGGTGTGCCAAGTTTGTAGCAGGAAAAGAACTCTCCGAAGAGTACCCCGATGATGGTGGTCTCTTCGAACAGGCAGCCGCTGTCGGAGAAAAAATTGCTGAGCTTTACGAGAACTGCGAGTACAGCAGTGCTGTGAGAGAAATCATGGTTCTGGCAGACCGTGCGAATCAATACATTGAAGGAAAAGAACCGTGGGTCGTTCGTAAAGACGAAGCACGTGCAGACGAACTTCGCGACATCTGCACCGTCGGCCTCAACCTGTTCCGGCAGGTGATCATTTACCTTGCACCGGTTCTCCCCAGTATTCAAAAACAAACTGAAGAACTCTTAAACAATAAAATCGAACACTGGAACGACGCCCAAACGCCACTCCTCGGCGCAACAGTTGGCAAATTCCAGCACATGATGAAACGCGTCGACGAAAAGAAAGTCAAACAAATGGTTGAAGAATCCAAAGAGACACAAGCAGCCGATGCAATTGCTGCTCCACAGTTTAATGATGGCCCGGAAGCTCTTGAAAAAGAGCCGATGACCGAAGAGCACTGCACCATCGAAGACTTCATGAAGGTCGACATGCGAGTCGCCCGCATCGTGGAGGCCGGACACGTCGAAGGTGCGGATAAGCTACTGCAACTGAAACTCTCACTTGGAGGCGACGAAACACGTAACGTCTTCGCTGGAATCAAAAGCGTTTACACCCCGGAAGAACTCGTCGGGCGACTCGTTGTCTGCTGTGCAAACCTGAAGCCTCGCAAAATGCGATTCGGTCTCAGCGAAGGCATGGTCCTCGCCTGCGGACCGGGCGGAAAAGAAATCTTCCTCCTCAATCCCGACGACGGTGCTCAACCGGGAATGCGCGTACATTGA